In a single window of the Desulfonatronovibrio magnus genome:
- the hemA gene encoding glutamyl-tRNA reductase codes for MEQRIYLFGLNHKTADVEIREKYALSGFNPREQALINSQGPVGEALILSTCNRVEVLCVGNHDREEVQTRVLATWSNYCGQSQDVLRDHIYVHEGQNAVHHLFSVASSLDSMVLGEPQILGQLKDAYRKAVKEKSAGVIVNRLLHKSFSAAKRIRTETAVSSSAVSISYAAVELAKKIFGELQDQSAMLIGAGEMAELAAMHLLNSGLKTIMVANRTPERARELADKFQGESMCMEKMLDNLHRVDIVISSTGAQSTIINASQIKNILRQRRHRPMFFIDIAVPRDIDPDVNSLDSVYLYDIDDLREVVEENLAGRREEAARAMDIVKEEADKFEQWLQSLDLSPTIVDMLNHGESIARKELKKSLRSLGPDVDEQTRAAMEQLSQSLVKKLYHAPIVFLKRRSREEGSAEKFIDLARRFFNLDDENIPPDTHQNRKRN; via the coding sequence ATGGAACAAAGAATATACCTTTTTGGACTCAACCACAAAACAGCTGACGTTGAGATCAGGGAAAAGTACGCCCTGTCAGGTTTCAATCCCAGAGAGCAGGCACTCATAAACAGTCAAGGTCCAGTGGGAGAAGCTCTCATTCTATCCACCTGTAACAGAGTTGAGGTGCTCTGCGTCGGCAACCATGACAGGGAAGAGGTTCAGACCAGAGTTCTTGCCACCTGGTCCAACTATTGCGGACAAAGCCAGGATGTGCTGAGAGATCATATCTACGTACATGAGGGACAAAATGCAGTCCATCATCTGTTCAGCGTAGCTTCCAGCTTAGACTCCATGGTTCTTGGCGAACCTCAAATCCTGGGCCAGCTGAAAGACGCTTACCGCAAAGCAGTAAAAGAAAAATCTGCAGGGGTGATTGTCAACCGTCTGCTGCACAAATCTTTTTCTGCAGCCAAACGTATTCGAACGGAAACAGCAGTTTCATCCAGTGCTGTCTCCATCAGCTATGCTGCAGTAGAACTGGCCAAAAAAATTTTTGGAGAACTGCAGGATCAGTCTGCCATGCTCATTGGAGCTGGTGAAATGGCAGAACTTGCCGCCATGCACCTGCTCAACAGCGGCCTGAAAACAATAATGGTGGCCAACAGAACACCTGAAAGAGCAAGGGAACTTGCTGACAAATTTCAAGGCGAATCCATGTGCATGGAAAAAATGCTGGACAACCTGCACAGGGTAGACATTGTAATCAGTTCTACCGGAGCTCAAAGCACTATCATCAATGCGTCGCAGATCAAAAACATTCTCAGGCAGAGACGGCACAGACCAATGTTTTTTATTGATATTGCCGTACCCAGAGATATTGATCCCGATGTCAATTCACTCGACAGTGTCTATCTCTACGATATTGACGATCTCAGAGAAGTGGTGGAGGAAAACCTGGCCGGCAGAAGAGAAGAGGCAGCTAGGGCCATGGATATTGTAAAAGAGGAAGCTGACAAGTTTGAACAATGGCTTCAATCTCTGGACCTGAGTCCCACCATTGTGGACATGCTCAACCATGGTGAAAGTATTGCCCGCAAAGAGCTCAAAAAATCTTTACGCAGCCTTGGGCCTGATGTGGATGAGCAAACCAGGGCTGCCATGGAGCAGCTTAGCCAGTCCTTAGTCAAAAAACTGTATCATGCACCTATAGTGTTTCTCAAGAGAAGATCAAGAGAAGAAGGATCTGCAGAAAAATTCATTGATCTGGCGAGAAGATTCTTCAACCTCGATGACG
- the ccsA gene encoding cytochrome c biogenesis protein CcsA — translation MISFRILDFFIALLYLTGALSFLLGLIYSRKKTQDWAVIVTAAGFGLHTLDLVLKYALGLGQVLTHNQFYISLLAWCFLLCYFFVWWKLKLKFLSITAAPLALLIFTGSLAISPTTLPVPGLLQGLWFSLHIGSLFMSMALLAMAFGAGISYLYLDRKIKTKTKLSSVSKDIPSLQSFDKANHIAVIAGFPLYTVGVLSGFIWAAFTWKTIFTWDPKEIITMVIWFVFAWLFHRRISGAWRGKRTAQMAIIIFILSLASFVGINFFTETHHSLRP, via the coding sequence ATGATCTCATTTAGAATTTTAGACTTTTTCATTGCCCTTCTTTACCTGACTGGAGCATTGTCATTTTTGCTGGGTCTTATTTATTCCCGCAAGAAAACCCAGGACTGGGCGGTTATTGTTACTGCTGCAGGCTTTGGACTGCATACTCTGGACCTTGTTCTCAAGTATGCACTGGGCCTGGGTCAGGTCCTGACCCATAATCAGTTTTATATCAGCCTTCTGGCCTGGTGCTTTTTGCTCTGTTATTTTTTTGTGTGGTGGAAACTTAAACTAAAATTTCTCTCCATCACTGCAGCGCCACTTGCTCTGCTCATTTTCACCGGTTCTCTTGCCATTTCACCCACCACACTGCCCGTTCCCGGTCTGTTGCAGGGGTTATGGTTCAGCCTGCATATCGGATCTTTGTTTATGAGCATGGCCCTGCTGGCCATGGCTTTTGGCGCAGGCATATCTTATTTGTATCTTGACAGGAAAATAAAAACCAAGACCAAACTGAGCAGCGTATCCAAAGATATTCCCTCACTGCAAAGCTTTGACAAGGCAAATCATATAGCTGTCATTGCCGGATTTCCTCTTTATACTGTGGGAGTATTATCAGGCTTTATCTGGGCTGCCTTCACATGGAAAACCATCTTCACCTGGGATCCCAAAGAGATCATTACCATGGTTATCTGGTTTGTATTTGCCTGGCTTTTTCATCGCAGGATATCCGGTGCCTGGCGTGGCAAAAGAACAGCTCAAATGGCCATCATTATTTTCATTCTCTCCCTTGCCTCATTTGTTGGCATCAACTTTTTTACGGAAACACATCACAGCTTAAGGCCGTAA
- a CDS encoding precorrin-2 dehydrogenase/sirohydrochlorin ferrochelatase family protein, with the protein MRYFPIFLNISDKTCLIVGAGSVGLRKIKTLMSCSPEKVIVIDPFTDSLDIQDQDSRLTHLKESFNVTHLEGCSLVFACTNDPEVNEKVARACQEKNILCNVAETPDQGDFILPGVFSRQDLIIAVSTCGCSPALTARIKQDLSDIYGPEYALLTELLAAVRKIILPLDLPQKKNREYFRAIVDSEALPLLKQGKSRQLAELLQQILPSDTHNEVQGVVNDLI; encoded by the coding sequence ATGCGCTATTTTCCGATTTTTCTAAATATATCTGACAAAACCTGTTTAATTGTGGGTGCGGGCAGTGTTGGGCTGAGAAAGATCAAAACTCTCATGTCGTGTTCTCCAGAGAAAGTCATCGTTATTGACCCTTTCACTGACTCACTCGACATCCAGGATCAGGACTCCAGACTGACGCACCTTAAAGAATCATTTAATGTTACTCATCTTGAGGGTTGCAGCCTGGTTTTTGCCTGTACCAATGATCCTGAAGTAAACGAAAAGGTAGCCCGGGCCTGTCAGGAAAAAAACATTCTGTGCAATGTAGCGGAAACTCCTGATCAGGGTGACTTTATTTTACCCGGTGTCTTTTCCAGGCAAGACCTGATTATTGCTGTTTCCACTTGCGGATGCAGTCCGGCCCTGACCGCAAGAATAAAGCAGGACTTAAGTGACATCTACGGACCGGAATACGCCCTCTTGACCGAACTGCTTGCAGCAGTTAGGAAAATCATCCTGCCCCTTGATTTGCCTCAGAAAAAAAACCGAGAGTATTTCCGGGCAATTGTTGATTCAGAGGCATTACCCCTTCTGAAACAGGGCAAAAGTCGGCAGCTTGCAGAGCTTTTACAGCAAATCCTGCCATCAGACACACATAACGAGGTACAAGGTGTAGTCAATGATCTCATTTAG
- a CDS encoding glycosyltransferase family 9 protein — protein MNTNTLIIQLARLGDLLQTSRLVKSLQQHSRVHLCIDKSLAALTELVYPGVEIHALHAHGSGKMSSAEIMRHNLQVKSKLSATNYELVVNLNYSGMNFALSRLFSPEKVRGYINYDGQEARHQWTKLFFRLCAHRRLSSINLMDFWGLYAPNPLSPAKVNPLASDQGSGIGVVMAGRDSRRSVPLTTLAGLTRAVRDKCRGKKIYLLGSSAEMAHARKFQQEISSTLHSDVVNLVGRTSLLDLAEVIKSLEIVLTPDTGTMHLAAHSGTKVLAFFLSSACCFETGPYGTGHEVFQAMPSCAPCVESRKCKFDLVCHDILGSRKTFQAILGKEVKGDHQGILYESRVDDLGVNYTPVCGIDQYAEKRAQLRELIRRQVGLKACSVDIAEETARIFFHENQWML, from the coding sequence TTGAATACCAACACTCTCATTATACAACTGGCCCGCCTTGGTGATTTATTGCAGACCAGTCGGCTTGTAAAGTCTTTGCAGCAGCATTCCCGGGTCCATCTCTGTATTGATAAATCTTTGGCAGCTCTAACTGAGCTTGTTTATCCGGGAGTTGAGATTCATGCCTTGCATGCCCATGGTTCCGGTAAGATGAGCTCTGCTGAGATTATGCGCCACAACCTGCAAGTCAAGAGTAAATTATCAGCCACCAACTATGAACTGGTTGTAAACCTTAATTATTCAGGGATGAATTTTGCCCTGTCCAGGCTTTTCTCTCCCGAAAAAGTGCGTGGGTATATTAATTATGATGGTCAGGAAGCAAGACATCAATGGACCAAGCTTTTTTTCAGACTTTGTGCCCACAGACGTCTGAGCAGCATTAACCTTATGGATTTCTGGGGGCTATACGCTCCAAACCCTTTGTCACCCGCCAAAGTCAATCCTCTGGCTTCAGACCAGGGTAGCGGGATAGGGGTTGTCATGGCCGGACGTGATTCCAGAAGATCAGTACCTTTAACGACCCTGGCGGGACTGACCAGGGCAGTCCGTGATAAATGCAGAGGCAAAAAAATTTATCTTCTGGGCAGCAGTGCTGAAATGGCTCATGCCAGAAAATTTCAACAGGAAATCAGTTCGACTTTGCATAGTGATGTGGTTAACCTTGTGGGCAGGACATCGCTTTTAGATTTGGCTGAGGTTATTAAATCTTTAGAAATTGTGCTGACTCCGGATACCGGAACCATGCATCTCGCTGCCCACTCAGGGACAAAAGTACTGGCGTTTTTTCTATCATCAGCTTGTTGTTTTGAGACCGGACCATATGGCACAGGACATGAAGTTTTTCAAGCAATGCCCTCCTGTGCGCCCTGTGTGGAGTCCCGAAAATGTAAGTTTGACCTTGTCTGTCATGATATTCTTGGCAGTAGAAAAACTTTTCAGGCTATTCTTGGTAAAGAGGTCAAGGGTGATCATCAGGGCATCTTATATGAATCTCGTGTAGATGATCTTGGAGTAAATTATACCCCGGTTTGCGGCATTGATCAGTACGCAGAAAAAAGGGCTCAATTGCGAGAATTAATACGCAGGCAAGTGGGGCTTAAGGCATGTTCAGTTGATATTGCTGAAGAAACAGCCCGGATTTTCTTTCATGAAAACCAGTGGATGCTCTAA
- the moaA gene encoding GTP 3',8-cyclase MoaA, translated as MIKDNFGRTISYLRLSVTDRCNLRCFYCRPCQSRFMPHETILSYEEMIYLLSIFSEMDVQKVRLTGGEPFVRKDILYFLNRVKTTLPDLDMRLTTNATLIAGKIRALKDIGIKGLNISLDSLDRHKYQRITGMDCLDNVMASIRRCLNFGIRVKINVVALKGVNDDELSDFVNMAMELPVDIRFIEFMPIGHKTLWQKEHFWSADDIVSEVQNMVEIVPAPFSSLNHGPAAVYDLVEGQGRIGVISPLSNHFCGTCNRFRITADGRLRTCLFSDNDFRLLPLLRSKKISKERVRIVLERAGLQKPMGHEIMGARGSSEKSICSRIMSSIGG; from the coding sequence ATGATAAAGGATAACTTTGGCAGGACTATAAGCTATCTGCGATTGAGTGTCACCGACAGATGCAATCTGCGCTGTTTTTATTGCAGGCCTTGTCAGTCAAGGTTTATGCCTCATGAGACAATTCTGTCTTATGAAGAGATGATTTATCTTCTGAGCATTTTTTCAGAAATGGATGTACAAAAGGTCAGGTTGACCGGTGGGGAACCTTTTGTCCGCAAGGATATTCTGTATTTTCTTAACAGGGTGAAAACCACTTTGCCTGATCTTGACATGCGTTTGACCACCAATGCGACATTGATAGCAGGCAAGATCAGAGCCCTTAAGGATATTGGAATAAAGGGGCTCAATATATCATTAGACAGCCTGGACCGTCATAAATATCAGCGCATAACCGGCATGGACTGTCTTGATAATGTCATGGCCAGCATAAGGCGCTGTCTTAATTTTGGCATACGGGTCAAAATAAATGTGGTGGCTCTTAAGGGCGTTAATGACGATGAATTGTCTGATTTTGTAAATATGGCCATGGAGCTTCCTGTTGATATTCGTTTTATTGAATTCATGCCCATAGGTCATAAAACTCTCTGGCAGAAGGAACATTTCTGGTCTGCCGATGATATTGTAAGTGAAGTGCAAAATATGGTTGAAATTGTGCCTGCGCCTTTCAGCAGCTTGAATCATGGGCCTGCAGCTGTCTATGACCTGGTTGAAGGGCAGGGCAGGATAGGGGTGATATCTCCTCTTAGCAATCATTTCTGCGGAACCTGCAACAGGTTCAGGATAACTGCAGATGGCAGGCTTAGAACCTGTCTTTTTTCAGACAATGACTTCAGACTGCTTCCTTTGTTACGGTCAAAAAAAATAAGTAAAGAAAGGGTGCGCATAGTACTGGAAAGAGCTGGATTGCAAAAACCAATGGGGCATGAAATAATGGGGGCGCGTGGGAGTTCAGAAAAAAGCATATGCAGTAGAATTATGTCTTCTATAGGCGGTTGA
- the alr gene encoding alanine racemase, whose product MLKVEIDLQSIRDNYQILARAAGVDLMPVVKADAYGHGMEQVAMALWKQGARYFAVGPVFEGLILRSVLPEAGIFSLMGPLNDNDVLIIRQKNIIPFIHSWEQLQLLSNMDPHGSPLPVGLKFDTGMNRLGFKCDQVGLLIDFLQNNPKVNLTIISSHLALADDPLMNHQVIEQWKCMQEVSDFFNQAGFIHQKTMANSAAILNVPETIGDIARPGIALYGGNPFTGTCCEGKGDCLKQAMRVKAPVLSVSNLLRGEGISYGLTFVAPRNMRVAIIGCGYADNYSRSLSNKSWMIFKGHMLPVLGRVCMQMSAVDVSHVPDISPEDEVFVLGGDELGEISVHQLAFWWNTISYEVFCLLGKNEKVFIHS is encoded by the coding sequence ATGCTTAAAGTTGAAATAGATTTGCAGTCCATCAGGGATAATTATCAGATACTGGCGCGTGCTGCAGGGGTTGATTTGATGCCTGTAGTCAAGGCAGACGCTTATGGTCATGGTATGGAGCAGGTAGCCATGGCCCTTTGGAAGCAGGGTGCAAGATACTTTGCAGTGGGGCCTGTTTTTGAAGGCCTGATTTTAAGGTCTGTGCTGCCGGAGGCTGGAATTTTTTCTCTTATGGGGCCCCTGAATGACAATGATGTTCTTATAATCAGACAGAAAAATATCATTCCTTTCATTCATTCCTGGGAACAACTTCAACTTTTATCAAATATGGATCCTCATGGATCTCCTTTGCCTGTGGGATTGAAGTTTGATACAGGAATGAACAGGCTGGGTTTTAAATGTGATCAGGTGGGTCTGTTGATTGATTTTTTGCAAAACAATCCCAAAGTAAACCTGACAATTATTTCATCTCATCTTGCCCTTGCAGATGACCCATTGATGAATCATCAGGTGATTGAGCAGTGGAAGTGCATGCAGGAGGTTTCAGATTTTTTTAATCAGGCAGGTTTCATTCATCAGAAAACCATGGCCAACTCAGCTGCCATTCTCAATGTACCTGAAACCATAGGCGATATAGCAAGGCCGGGCATTGCCCTGTACGGAGGCAATCCATTTACCGGAACCTGCTGTGAGGGAAAAGGAGACTGCCTTAAGCAGGCCATGCGGGTCAAGGCGCCGGTTTTATCCGTCAGTAATCTGCTTAGAGGTGAGGGGATAAGTTACGGACTAACTTTTGTGGCCCCCAGAAATATGCGGGTGGCAATTATTGGGTGTGGGTATGCGGACAATTATTCCAGAAGTCTGTCCAATAAGTCGTGGATGATTTTTAAAGGACATATGCTGCCGGTTCTGGGCCGGGTCTGTATGCAGATGAGTGCGGTGGATGTCTCCCATGTTCCGGATATCAGCCCTGAAGACGAAGTTTTTGTGCTTGGAGGAGATGAACTGGGTGAGATAAGTGTTCATCAGCTGGCATTCTGGTGGAATACCATTTCTTATGAGGTGTTTTGTCTTCTGGGCAAGAATGAGAAAGTTTTTATCCACTCCTGA
- a CDS encoding EamA family transporter, whose amino-acid sequence MWIILSFLTAVCEAAKDGLCKKSLKDFDVITIAWVWKVFSLPFILPLLFFTHVPENLPAEFWVALIVGGGLNILATLLYIRAINMSDLSISLPLLSFTPVFLLFTSPIMVGDVPALPGYLGVFLIFVGSYLLGIGHRKTIFSPLKAITREPGARLMLGVAFIWSIAANMDKIGVMSSSPFFWAVCVQSFISLGLTVVLLINRQSLRGKLSGNYPLLLLIGFFTGAGFVCQMTAIKIGLVPYVIAIKRTSIIMGVLIGGLFFMEKDLKTRVGAAAVMVAGVFVIAFY is encoded by the coding sequence ATGTGGATTATACTTTCATTTTTGACAGCTGTTTGCGAAGCCGCCAAAGACGGCCTTTGCAAAAAATCCCTGAAAGATTTTGATGTAATCACCATTGCCTGGGTCTGGAAGGTATTCAGTCTGCCATTTATTTTGCCCCTGCTTTTTTTTACCCATGTTCCTGAAAATCTTCCAGCTGAGTTTTGGGTAGCCCTTATTGTGGGCGGTGGGCTGAATATACTGGCTACTTTGTTATATATCCGGGCCATCAATATGTCGGATTTGTCCATCAGCCTGCCATTACTTAGCTTTACCCCTGTTTTTCTGCTCTTTACTTCGCCGATTATGGTAGGGGATGTTCCTGCATTGCCAGGATATCTGGGAGTTTTTCTGATTTTTGTCGGTTCTTACCTTCTTGGTATTGGACATAGAAAAACAATATTCAGTCCTTTAAAGGCAATTACGCGCGAACCCGGAGCCAGGCTCATGCTGGGTGTGGCATTTATATGGAGCATCGCAGCTAATATGGATAAAATCGGGGTAATGTCCAGTTCTCCTTTTTTCTGGGCTGTATGCGTGCAGAGCTTTATTTCTCTTGGGCTGACTGTAGTACTTCTGATTAACAGACAATCATTGCGGGGCAAGCTGTCAGGGAACTATCCACTTCTTCTTTTGATTGGCTTTTTCACTGGAGCTGGCTTTGTCTGTCAGATGACAGCTATTAAAATCGGTCTTGTTCCTTATGTTATTGCCATTAAACGCACCAGTATCATTATGGGGGTTTTAATTGGAGGACTTTTTTTTATGGAAAAGGATCTGAAAACCAGGGTGGGCGCTGCTGCAGTCATGGTTGCAGGCGTCTTTGTGATTGCTTTTTATTGA
- a CDS encoding 1-acyl-sn-glycerol-3-phosphate acyltransferase: MKQILKIISSIYLVIIFTIISVLTLIFYRDPKKRLDRISRNTAMFSPILLWIMGVQVRIKDHSNGRAFQGKTMVVANHLSYLDVFILAALRPTLFISSVELSRTFFMGHISKLGGTVFVERRKYTQLRQEIDKIAAVLDHGFFMGLFPEARTSDGTSVLPFKGALFEAAIRSDADVVPACFKYRRLEGKPLTAENKSIVVYHNIKFAPHIINLFKYNKIEVDLELFDRVPTVGKTRKKLVSQTYSTVLECYGKGFADR; this comes from the coding sequence ATGAAACAGATACTAAAAATTATTTCCTCCATCTATCTGGTAATTATTTTTACGATTATCTCTGTTCTAACTCTGATTTTTTATCGTGACCCTAAAAAGAGGCTGGATCGGATCAGTCGCAATACAGCCATGTTCAGTCCGATTCTACTATGGATTATGGGTGTGCAGGTTAGAATCAAAGATCACAGTAATGGCCGGGCTTTTCAGGGAAAAACCATGGTCGTGGCCAATCATCTGTCTTATCTTGATGTATTCATTCTGGCAGCTTTGAGGCCTACCTTGTTTATTTCTTCCGTGGAACTTTCAAGAACTTTTTTTATGGGCCATATATCCAAGCTGGGGGGGACAGTATTTGTGGAAAGAAGAAAGTACACTCAGCTCAGGCAGGAAATAGATAAAATTGCAGCTGTACTGGACCATGGTTTTTTTATGGGCCTGTTTCCTGAAGCCAGAACATCTGATGGAACATCTGTCCTGCCGTTCAAAGGAGCCCTTTTTGAAGCTGCCATAAGGTCAGATGCCGATGTTGTTCCTGCGTGTTTCAAATACCGCAGGCTTGAGGGTAAACCTCTGACAGCCGAGAACAAAAGTATAGTTGTATATCACAATATCAAGTTTGCCCCTCACATCATTAATCTTTTCAAGTACAATAAAATTGAGGTGGATTTAGAACTTTTTGACCGGGTTCCTACTGTTGGGAAAACCAGGAAGAAACTGGTGTCGCAGACCTACAGTACTGTTTTAGAGTGTTATGGAAAAGGATTTGCCGACAGATAA
- a CDS encoding DedA family protein, with translation MYSYLIGFLLSIVSAPEFVVFVLFETLARSYSSLFMVILIISTGGTIGSSFIYALARIIGYEKFSHFLSTYGKKLLLKPSDLEDIEYYYDRWGNYIIFFGRWLPTFRSLVSVPAGLSKMKAGHFVVMTFAGTLAWNTILCSILYAFGAYLEYLEVGLEGYTWIVFSALILLGSYFLAKRVGEKVIDKSKQEDR, from the coding sequence ATGTATTCTTATCTCATAGGTTTTTTACTAAGTATTGTTTCCGCACCTGAGTTTGTGGTTTTTGTTCTGTTTGAAACGCTGGCCAGGTCGTACAGTTCATTATTTATGGTAATCCTGATTATCAGCACTGGAGGAACCATTGGTTCTTCTTTTATTTATGCTCTTGCAAGGATAATTGGCTATGAAAAGTTTTCCCATTTTCTTAGCACTTATGGAAAGAAGCTTTTGCTCAAGCCATCAGACTTGGAAGATATTGAATATTACTATGACAGATGGGGAAACTATATTATTTTTTTTGGCCGCTGGCTGCCTACTTTCAGGAGTTTAGTGTCGGTTCCAGCCGGCCTTTCCAAGATGAAAGCCGGGCACTTTGTGGTGATGACCTTTGCAGGTACTCTTGCCTGGAATACTATTTTATGTTCAATTCTTTATGCGTTTGGAGCATATCTGGAATATCTTGAGGTAGGTCTTGAAGGATATACATGGATCGTGTTCAGCGCCCTGATTTTACTTGGCTCGTATTTCCTGGCCAAAAGGGTAGGTGAAAAGGTGATAGACAAATCTAAGCAGGAAGATAGATAA
- a CDS encoding DUF1566 domain-containing protein, with product MIKISRVTIVTVALMLCLISLVLSGSAFAQRFVDNGDGTVTDTMTRLMWTKDADPFGRLNWEDAVSRCESFSISGIGGWRLPSMDELVALSHAMQGGHPFTGIQYSPYWSSTTDAPPTDIAWFVNMHNGTVYNFLKTRTYHVWPVRSGR from the coding sequence CCAGGGTGACTATTGTGACCGTGGCCCTGATGCTCTGCCTGATTTCCTTAGTCCTTTCAGGGTCGGCCTTTGCCCAGAGGTTTGTGGACAATGGGGACGGGACGGTGACGGATACGATGACGAGGCTGATGTGGACCAAGGATGCCGATCCGTTCGGCAGATTGAATTGGGAGGACGCCGTGTCCAGGTGCGAGTCTTTCAGCATCTCCGGTATTGGCGGATGGCGACTGCCGAGCATGGATGAACTTGTGGCTTTATCCCATGCAATGCAAGGCGGACATCCCTTTACCGGGATCCAGTACTCCCCCTACTGGTCCAGTACGACCGACGCGCCCCCCACGGACATCGCGTGGTTTGTGAACATGCACAACGGCACCGTATACAACTTCCTCAAGACCCGCACCTACCACGTGTGGCCGGTCCGCTCCGGACGGTGA